From one Amaranthus tricolor cultivar Red isolate AtriRed21 chromosome 17, ASM2621246v1, whole genome shotgun sequence genomic stretch:
- the LOC130803670 gene encoding uncharacterized protein LOC130803670, protein MLLEILLLVDYVCVIAFSDTTRRFLVYMDYSRNSGLVEHGEEYKLYATLYYKRNGVDILVSNDILKQLVEVSRCNERIMPVRIVVGEEIISIVSGDADNYNSVHGGFGLGARNESGESLLEFALAKELIIANFIFRKKDEHLITYKSGGHATQVDYFLVRKGDRASCLDCKVVLGTEMPTQHRLLVVVFRMSKKIVEKKVESRGKIMWGRLKGDMVTTLLSKISLLGFPSQSEDVNEMWVNMAKTIRKVAKKDLGGVVG, encoded by the exons ATGTTACTCGAAATTTTGTTACTTGTTGATTATGTTTG TGTAATTGCATTTTCTGATACTACACGAAGGTTTTTAGTCTACATGGACTATTCTAGGAATTCTGGTCTTGTAGAACATGGG GAGGAATATAAGTTGTATGCAACTTTGTACTACAAACGTAACGGGGTTGACATCTTAGTGTCTAATGATATCCTAAAGCAATTAGTTGAAGTAAGTAGGTGTAATGAAAGGATTATGCCAGTTAGGATAGTAGTGGGGGAAGAGATCATATCTATTGTCA GCGGAGATGCAGACAACTATAACTCGGTACATGGAGGGTTTGGTTTGGGGGCAAGGAATGAGAGTGGGGAGAGTTTGCTGGAGTTTGCGCTAGCAAAAGAATTAATTATAgcaaattttatctttagaaagaaagatgagcaTTTGATCACTTATAAGAGCGGCGGACATGCAACCCAAGTTGACTATTTCTTAGTGCGCAAGGGAGATCGGGCCTCATGCTTGGATTGTAAGGTGGTGTTGGGTACAGAGATGCCCACCCAACACAGGCTTTTAGTAGTGGTTTTCAGGATGAGTAAGAAAATCGTAGAGAAGAAGGTCGAGTCCAGGGGAAAAATCATGTGGGGGAGACTCAAAGGAGATATGGTCACAACCCTGTTaagcaagataagtttattggGCTTCCCAAGTCAGTCAGAGGATGTGAATGAAATGTGGGTGAACATGGCAAAAACTAttagaaaagtggcaaaaaaagaCCTTGGGGGTGTCGTCGGGTAA
- the LOC130804765 gene encoding ERBB-3 BINDING PROTEIN 1 codes for MSDEEREERELDLTYPEVVTKYKSAADIVNRALQLVISECKPKAKIVDVCEKGDSFIQEQTGNMYKNVKKKIERGVAFPTCISVNNVVCHYSPLASDETVLEEGDLVKIDMGCHIDGFIAVVAHTHVVQDGPVTGRKADVIAAANTAAEVAMRLIRPGKKNKDVTEAIQKVAAAYDCKIVEGVLSHQMKQFVIDGNKVVLSVTNPEVRVDDAEFEENEVYAVDIVASTGEGKPKMFDEKQTTIYKRAVDRNYHLKMKTSRFIFSEINQKFPIMPFTARALEEKKARLGLVECVNHDLLQPYPVLHEKPGDLVAHIKFTVLLMPNGSDRVTSHALQELQSTKTIDDPEIKAWLALGTKTKKKGGGKKKKGKKGEKPEAEESAEAQPMDATTNGAAAEN; via the exons ATGTCGGACGAAGAGCGCGAAGAGAGAGAGTTGGATCTTACTTATCCTGAAGTTGTTACCAAATACAAGAGCGCTGCTGACATTGTTAACA GAGCTTTGCAATTAGTTATATCAGAATGTAAGCCAAAAGCTAAAATCGTTGATGTTTGTGAAAAGGGAGATTCTTTTATCCAGGA GCAAACTGGAAACATGTACAAGAATGTGAAAAAGAAGATTGAGAGAGGTGTAGCATTTCCAACTTGCATTTCTGTCAACAACGTTGTTTGTCATTATTCGCCTCTTGCAAGTGATGAAACTGTGCTCGAAGAAGGTGATTTGGTCAAAAT TGATATGGGTTGCCATATTGATGGTTTTATTGCTGTGGTTGCGCACACACATGTAGTTCAAGATGGTCCTGTAACCGGTAGAAAAGCAGATGTTATTGCTGCAGCAAACACTGCTGCTGAAGTGGCTATGAGGCTTATCAGGCCTGGGAAGAAG AACAAGGATGTTACAGAAGCTATCCAGAAAGTAGCTGCGGCTTATGACTGCAAAATTGTTGAAGGTGTGCTTAGTCACCAGATGAAACAATTTGTGATTGATGGAAACAAGGTTGTATTGAGTGTAACAAATCCGGAAGTAAGAGTTGATGATGCTGAATTTGAGGAGAATGAAGTGTATGCTGTTGATATAGTTGCAAGTACGGGTGAGGGAAAG CCTAAAATGTTCGATGAGAAGCAAACTACCATCTACAAAAGAGCCGTGGACAGGAATTATCACTTGAAGATGAAAACTTCAAGATTTATATTCAGTGAAATTAATCAGAAATTCCCTATCATGCCGTTTACAGCAAG GGCTTTGGAGGAAAAGAAGGCTCGCCTTGGTCTGGTAGAATGTGTCAACCACGACTTATTGCAACCCTATCCTGTTCTTCATGAGAAGCCTG gtgatctagttgcGCATATAAAGTTCACTGTTCTTCTCATGCCGAATGGATCAGATCGTGTGACATCCCATGCTTTACAAGAGCTGCAGTCAACAAAAACAATTGATGACCCTGAAATCAAAGCTTGGTTAGCATTGGGAACAAAAACTAAGAAGAAAGGTggtgggaagaagaagaaag GCAAGAAGGGTGAAAAGCCGGAAGCTGAGGAGTCGGCAGAAGCGCAGCCTATGGATGCAACCACAAATGGTGCAGCAGCTGAGAACTGA
- the LOC130804764 gene encoding mitochondrial succinate-fumarate transporter 1: MAETQNQNSNQITTRVTIPPYMKAISGSIGGIVEASCLQPIDVIKTRLQLDRVGNYKGITHCGSTIINTEGVRALWKGLTPFATHLTLKYALRMGTNAVLQTALKDSETGKLSHQARLFSGFGAGVLEALVIVTPFEVVKIRLQQQRGLSPELLKYKGPIHCARMTIREEGILGLWAGAAPTVMRNGTNQAAMFTAKYTFDKALWKKQEGDGQVLQPWQSMISGFLAGTAGPICTGPFDVVKTRLMAQSKSGGDVKYTGMIHAIRTIYVEEGLRALWKGLLPRLMRIPPGQAIMWAVADQVTGLYEKRFLQSAPL, translated from the exons ATGGCAGAAACCCAGAACCAAAATTCAAACCAAATTACAACAAGAGTAACAATTCCACCTTACATGAAAGCCATATCTGGGTCAATCGGAGGAATTGTAGAAGCTTCTTGTTTACAACCCATTGACGTTATCAAGACGCGTTTACAGCTCGATCGTGTTGGTAACTACAAGGGAATTACTCACTGTGGCTCAACAATTATTAACACTGAAGGTGTACGTGCCCTTTGGAAGGGATTAACCCCATTTGCTACTCATTTAACTCTTAAATATGCCCTTCGTATGGGCACTAATGCTGTTCTTCAGACTGCTTTGAAGGATTCTGAAACTGGTAAACTTAGTCATCAAGCTCGTTTGTTTTCTGGGTTTGGTGCTGGTGTTCTTGAAGCCCTCGTTATTGTCACCCCTTTTGAG GTTGTAAAAATTAGGTTACAACAGCAGAGAGGATTGAGTCCTGAACTTTTGAAATACAAGGGTCCCATACATTGTGCTCGCATGACAATACGTGAAGAAGGAATTTTGGGTTTGTGGGCTGGTGCTGCTCCGACGGTCATGCGCAATGGAACTAATCAAGCAGCCATGTTCACTGCCAAATACACATTTGACAAGGCCTTATGGAAAAAGCAAGAAGGTGATGGCCAGGTTCTCCAGCCATGGCAGTCTATGATTTCAGGCTTTCTTGCCGGGACAGCGGGCCCCATATGTACTGGTCCATTCGATGTCGTGAAAACCAGACTAATGGCACAAAGCAAATCCGGGGGCGATGTGAAGTACACAGGTATGATTCATGCGATAAGAACAATATATGTTGAGGAAGGGCTACGAGCGTTGTGGAAAGGATTATTGCCAAGACTCATGAGAATTCCACCAGGCCAGGCTATTATGTGGGCCGTTGCTGATCAAGTGACTGGACTGTACGAGAAGCGGTTCTTGCAGAGTGCACCCTTGTAA
- the LOC130804766 gene encoding B3 domain-containing protein At5g42700-like, translated as MGSCSYEERRQKRVEENKKRLEDLNLLHLSQSLKSISPNSSPMKKVGKPRIVEKKMVGVRRSSRVAKNPAPTPVYIEVQYPRLSSPRKSYGVVRGNYEVATEEERAYTIKVAEKLAAKLDEEGFPTLVRPILPSHVAGCFWLGLPSDFCRSSLPSNDGMVTLVDEEGEEYPVVYLARKTGLSGGWRGFALGHQLVDGDTVVFQVISHSIMKIYIIRGKGYEAPQD; from the exons ATGGGGAGCTGTTCATACGAAGAACGTCGTCAAAAGCGAGTGGAAGAGAACAAAAAACGCTTAGAAGATCTCAATCTTCTCCATCTCTCTCAATCTCTCAAAAGCATCTCCCCCAACTCTTCTCCA atgaagaaggtaGGAAAACCTAGAATAGTAGAGAAGAAAATGGTAGGAGTCCGACGATCTTCCCGAGTAGCCAAAAATCCTGCTCCTACTCCTGTTTATATTGAA GTTCAATACCCTCGATTATCCTCACCCAGAAA GAGTTATGGAGTGGTAAGGGGAAATTACGAAGTTGCAACAGAAGAAGAAAGAGCCTACACCATTAAAGTTGCAGAGAAATTGGCTGCTAAACTTGATGAAGAGGGTTTTCCTACTCTTGTTAGACCCATTCTTCCTTCCCATGTTGCTGGTTGTTTTTGGCtg GGTCTTCCTAGTGATTTTTGCAGGTCAAGCTTACCGAGTAATGATGGAATGGTGACGCTGGTAGACGAAGAGGGTGAAGAGTATCCTGTTGTTTACTTAGCTCGGAAAACTGGATTGAGTGGAGGTTGGAGAGGTTTTGCATTGGGTCATCAACTTGTAGATGGTGATACCGTTGTTTTCCAAGTAATCAGTCACTCTATTATGAAG